In a single window of the Aquipuribacter hungaricus genome:
- a CDS encoding response regulator transcription factor — protein MTAASPAPRLLVVDDEPSIRDLLSASLRFAGYDVATAADGITALAQAEKHRPHLVVLDVMMPDMDGFEVTRRLRERGRDVPVLFLTARDDVEDKVTGLTVGGDDYVTKPFSLEEVVARIRAVLRRTGAVDDDSTSVLAFHDLELDEDAHEVRRAGRVVDLSPTEFKLLRYLLLNPNRVLSKAQILDHVWDYDFGGDGAIVESYISYLRRKIDADLPPLIHTKRGVGYVLRLPPDA, from the coding sequence GTGACCGCAGCCAGCCCCGCCCCGCGCCTGCTCGTCGTGGACGACGAGCCGTCGATCCGCGACCTGCTGAGCGCGTCGCTCCGGTTCGCGGGCTACGACGTCGCCACCGCCGCGGACGGCATCACCGCGCTGGCGCAGGCGGAGAAGCACCGGCCGCACCTGGTCGTGCTCGACGTGATGATGCCGGACATGGACGGCTTCGAGGTGACCCGCCGGCTGCGCGAGCGCGGCCGTGACGTCCCCGTGCTCTTCCTCACCGCGCGCGACGACGTCGAGGACAAGGTCACCGGGCTCACGGTCGGCGGCGACGACTACGTCACTAAACCCTTCAGCCTGGAGGAGGTCGTCGCCCGGATCCGGGCGGTGCTGCGGCGCACCGGCGCGGTCGACGACGACTCCACCAGCGTGCTGGCCTTCCACGACCTCGAGCTCGACGAGGACGCCCACGAGGTCCGGCGGGCGGGGCGGGTCGTCGACCTGTCGCCGACGGAGTTCAAGCTGCTGCGCTACCTGCTGCTCAACCCCAACCGGGTGCTGTCCAAGGCACAGATCCTCGACCACGTGTGGGACTACGACTTCGGCGGCGACGGCGCGATCGTCGAGTCCTACATCTCGTACCTGCGCCGCAAGATCGACGCCGACCTGCCGCCGCTCATCCACACCAAGCGGGGCGTCGGGTACGTGCTGCGCCTGCCGCCCGATGCCTGA
- a CDS encoding DNA repair helicase XPB, which translates to MTDGPLIVQSDRTLLLEVDHPDAPACRRAIAPFAELERAPEHVHTYRLTPLGLWNARAAGVDAEQVVDSLLTYSRYAVPNALLVDVAETMSRYGRLQLSKHEEHGLVLTALDQPVLEEVLRSKKVIPLVGARVAVDTVVVHPSERGNIKQVLLKLGWPAEDLAGYVDGEAHAMDLDRHDSDGGVAWDLRPYQAEAVDGFWHGGSGVVVLPCGAGKTLVGAGAMARAQATTLILVTNTVSARQWKDELVRRTTLTEDEIGEYSGQRKEIRPVTIATYQVMTTRRKGTYPHLELFDARDWGLVIYDEVHLLPAPIFRMTADLQARRRLGLTATLVREDGREGDVFSLIGPKRFDAPWKDIENQGYIAPADCVEVRVTLPEDERLVYAVAEPDERYRLCATSEQKTKVVEQLVEKHRGEPTLVIGQFIDQLDDISARIGAPLIKGETTVKERQRLFDAFRSGEITTLVVSKVANFSIDLPEAAVAIQVSGAFGSRQEEAQRLGRVLRPKADGRTARFYAVVARDTQDQEFAQHRQRFLAEQGYAYRIVDADDLAGGAADVAAALD; encoded by the coding sequence GTGACCGATGGCCCCCTGATCGTCCAGTCCGACCGGACCCTGCTGCTCGAGGTCGACCACCCCGACGCACCGGCGTGCCGGCGGGCGATCGCGCCGTTCGCGGAGCTGGAGCGGGCCCCGGAGCACGTCCACACCTACCGCCTCACCCCGCTCGGGCTGTGGAACGCCCGCGCGGCCGGGGTCGATGCCGAGCAGGTCGTCGACTCCCTGCTCACGTACTCTCGCTACGCGGTGCCGAACGCCCTGCTCGTGGACGTCGCCGAGACGATGTCCCGCTACGGCCGGCTGCAGCTGTCCAAGCACGAGGAGCACGGCCTCGTCCTCACCGCCCTCGACCAGCCGGTGCTGGAGGAGGTGCTGCGCAGCAAGAAGGTCATCCCGCTCGTCGGGGCCCGGGTGGCCGTCGACACCGTCGTCGTGCACCCGAGCGAGCGCGGCAACATCAAGCAGGTCCTGCTCAAGCTCGGCTGGCCGGCCGAGGACCTCGCGGGCTACGTCGACGGCGAGGCGCACGCCATGGACCTCGACCGCCACGACTCCGACGGCGGCGTCGCCTGGGACCTGCGCCCGTACCAGGCCGAGGCCGTCGACGGCTTCTGGCACGGCGGCTCCGGCGTGGTCGTGCTCCCCTGCGGCGCCGGCAAGACCCTGGTCGGTGCCGGCGCGATGGCCCGCGCCCAGGCGACGACCCTCATCCTCGTCACCAACACCGTCTCGGCGAGGCAGTGGAAGGACGAGCTCGTCCGCCGCACCACGCTCACCGAGGACGAGATCGGCGAGTACTCCGGCCAGCGCAAGGAGATCCGCCCCGTCACCATCGCCACCTACCAGGTGATGACGACCCGGCGGAAGGGCACGTACCCGCACCTGGAGCTGTTCGACGCCCGCGACTGGGGCCTGGTGATCTACGACGAGGTCCACCTGCTCCCCGCGCCGATCTTCCGGATGACCGCCGACCTGCAGGCCCGCCGCCGCCTGGGCCTCACCGCCACGCTGGTGCGCGAGGACGGCCGCGAGGGCGACGTGTTCTCCCTCATCGGGCCCAAGCGCTTCGACGCGCCCTGGAAGGACATCGAGAACCAGGGCTACATCGCGCCGGCGGACTGCGTCGAGGTGCGGGTGACCCTGCCCGAGGACGAGCGGCTGGTCTACGCGGTCGCCGAGCCCGACGAGCGCTACCGGCTGTGCGCGACCTCGGAGCAGAAGACCAAGGTCGTCGAGCAGCTCGTCGAGAAGCACCGCGGCGAGCCGACGCTGGTCATCGGGCAGTTCATCGACCAGCTCGACGACATCTCCGCGCGGATCGGCGCCCCGCTCATCAAGGGCGAGACGACGGTCAAGGAGCGCCAGCGGCTGTTCGACGCGTTCCGCTCCGGCGAGATCACGACGCTCGTGGTGAGCAAGGTCGCCAACTTCTCCATCGACCTGCCCGAGGCGGCCGTGGCCATCCAGGTGTCCGGCGCGTTCGGCTCCCGGCAGGAGGAGGCCCAGCGGCTCGGCCGCGTCCTGCGCCCCAAGGCCGACGGCCGCACCGCCCGGTTCTACGCCGTCGTCGCCCGCGACACCCAGGACCAGGAGTTCGCCCAGCACCGGCAGCGCTTCCTCGCCGAGCAGGGCTACGCCTACCGGATCGTGGACGCCGACGACCTGGCCGGCGGCGCCGCGGACGTCGCGGCCGCGCTCGACTGA